A portion of the Sphaerochaeta pleomorpha str. Grapes genome contains these proteins:
- a CDS encoding alpha-amylase/4-alpha-glucanotransferase domain-containing protein, with the protein MKLMIGAYSQISSGSPTPVYDRALVCVFKPLLTYLYNSSDSVLQLYLSGSIMEWLECNHPEVNMLIADLARKGRVELISGSYHQSVLSLLSPKDRSNQIELDTTWIRKRYGQRPRTLWCYGEFFNPIYINTLTLCCIDKILISSHDAIHDTVGKTIPYQMQELGKTVQIIPTDDLIGRLVQEFGQRQISFGYLLEQIKIRLEDKTSDYCLAMLNIDQLCQGDITEDETLALFSLFFNHGTVAIDELADPNLPVETGYLQSGWYGYDSLVSDLSCFNEIFVKDESLAYLYGRYTSLWEISRSYKKDKDIRKRIDALLLKIASGSPYVCDATGSMLRSSVRKLVWRYISEAESVLSSQKDYSYPMDVDYDHDGNLEHFTIGKNLSAVVDAKGGALSELTYLPSLFNYGDTFSPLSGFGVSKALHPLSPGKKQRIFNDVFIDPTLPLDEYAKTDSLHCLDMGSTVYTLSVLDRRNTEFLATATCYEHAFLESQLTLEKHFKFRQNTVLVDITITNTGEEEVRCLYGCEIPLSLGTKSQTVPVQLLESKKSSPYEDSEVILDDVKSVRLFDEPNSTSITLVADNRFTLLKEDYTIEYMTTLGPENLYQHTLLLPLWTLNLSPGLQQKVTIGLRLERK; encoded by the coding sequence ATGAAATTAATGATAGGGGCTTACAGTCAAATTTCTTCGGGTTCTCCAACGCCTGTTTACGATCGGGCATTGGTTTGTGTTTTCAAGCCACTGTTAACCTATCTGTATAATTCCTCGGATTCTGTGCTGCAATTGTATCTCAGCGGTTCTATCATGGAATGGTTGGAATGTAACCATCCAGAAGTGAATATGCTTATTGCCGACCTTGCCCGGAAGGGCAGGGTTGAGCTTATTTCCGGTAGTTACCATCAGAGTGTCCTTTCTCTCCTTTCACCTAAGGACCGTTCTAATCAGATTGAACTGGATACCACCTGGATTCGAAAAAGGTATGGGCAAAGGCCTCGTACCCTTTGGTGTTACGGGGAATTCTTCAATCCGATTTATATCAATACCCTGACTTTGTGTTGTATCGATAAAATTCTGATTTCCAGTCATGATGCCATACACGACACCGTTGGCAAAACAATTCCTTATCAGATGCAGGAACTTGGGAAAACCGTTCAGATTATCCCAACTGATGATTTGATCGGGCGTCTGGTGCAGGAATTCGGCCAACGTCAGATAAGTTTCGGATACCTGCTTGAACAGATAAAAATACGTCTTGAAGATAAAACCAGTGACTACTGCCTGGCAATGCTCAACATTGATCAACTCTGTCAGGGTGATATCACCGAAGATGAGACACTTGCCTTGTTTTCCTTGTTTTTCAACCATGGTACGGTAGCTATCGATGAGCTTGCCGATCCAAATTTGCCTGTAGAGACTGGTTATCTGCAGAGCGGATGGTATGGGTATGATAGCCTGGTGTCTGATCTTTCCTGTTTCAATGAGATCTTTGTAAAAGACGAGTCTCTTGCCTATCTGTATGGGCGCTATACCTCCCTTTGGGAGATTTCGCGTAGTTATAAGAAAGACAAGGATATTCGAAAACGCATCGATGCCCTCTTGCTGAAAATTGCTTCGGGATCCCCGTATGTTTGTGATGCGACCGGTTCTATGTTGCGTTCTTCGGTGAGAAAGCTTGTTTGGCGTTATATCAGTGAGGCTGAATCTGTTTTATCCTCCCAGAAAGACTATTCCTATCCTATGGATGTAGACTATGACCATGACGGTAACCTAGAACATTTTACCATCGGGAAAAATCTGAGTGCAGTAGTTGATGCAAAGGGTGGGGCGTTGAGTGAATTGACCTATCTGCCTTCGCTGTTCAATTATGGCGATACTTTTTCCCCTCTTTCTGGGTTCGGAGTCTCAAAGGCTTTGCATCCTCTCTCCCCTGGTAAAAAACAGCGTATTTTCAATGATGTTTTTATCGATCCTACGCTTCCATTGGATGAATATGCAAAAACAGATTCCCTCCATTGCCTCGATATGGGAAGTACCGTATACACTCTTTCGGTCCTTGACCGGAGGAATACGGAATTCCTTGCAACGGCAACCTGTTATGAACATGCTTTCCTTGAGAGCCAGCTTACTTTGGAAAAGCATTTTAAATTCAGGCAGAATACTGTTCTTGTGGATATTACGATAACCAATACTGGCGAGGAAGAAGTCAGGTGTCTATATGGTTGTGAGATTCCCCTTTCCCTTGGCACCAAGAGTCAGACGGTTCCCGTCCAGCTGCTTGAGAGCAAGAAATCGAGTCCCTATGAGGATTCGGAGGTGATTCTTGACGACGTGAAGTCTGTTAGGTTGTTTGATGAGCCGAACAGTACCTCTATAACCCTTGTTGCCGATAATCGCTTTACCTTGCTCAAAGAAGACTATACTATTGAATATATGACCACATTGGGTCCTGAGAACCTGTACCAGCATACTTTGTTGCTACCGCTCTGGACGTTGAATCTTTCACCGGGGTTGCAACAGAAAGTCACTATAGGGCTCCGTCTGGAACGAAAATAA
- a CDS encoding RnfABCDGE type electron transport complex subunit B — protein sequence MNILFAVLVIAALGGIFGYGLSFAEKKLAVKKDERIVELEKIMPGANCGGCGYAGCNAYADAVGNGTAQIGLCNPGGAALVAKMAEIMGQIIDTTDSAKMVAHVMCGGNCEFTNKDYDYKGLADCNAAALLFGGDNTCKSGCLHLGSCIAVCPVGAISKDKDGFIIVDEDLCIGCEKCTKICPNGVIQMMRVDSEYVVDCNSHEPGGKVRKQCTVGCIGCKICENKFPESGCKVENFLSKFDQNVPHSQIAEAAEACPSKCIIKR from the coding sequence ATGAATATTTTATTTGCAGTATTGGTTATTGCCGCCTTGGGTGGAATTTTTGGCTATGGTCTCTCTTTTGCCGAGAAGAAACTTGCCGTTAAAAAAGATGAGCGTATCGTTGAGCTTGAGAAAATCATGCCCGGTGCGAACTGTGGTGGTTGTGGCTATGCAGGATGTAATGCCTATGCGGATGCCGTTGGAAACGGTACAGCCCAGATTGGTCTCTGTAACCCCGGAGGGGCAGCACTTGTTGCAAAAATGGCTGAGATTATGGGACAAATCATCGATACAACTGATTCTGCGAAGATGGTTGCCCATGTGATGTGCGGTGGTAACTGTGAATTTACCAATAAGGATTACGATTACAAAGGTCTTGCTGATTGTAATGCAGCTGCTTTACTTTTTGGAGGAGACAATACTTGTAAAAGCGGTTGCCTTCATCTCGGAAGCTGTATTGCTGTCTGTCCGGTCGGAGCTATCTCGAAAGACAAGGACGGGTTTATCATCGTTGACGAAGATCTGTGCATAGGTTGTGAAAAATGTACGAAGATCTGCCCGAACGGTGTTATCCAGATGATGCGTGTAGACAGTGAATATGTAGTTGACTGTAACAGTCACGAACCAGGCGGAAAAGTACGCAAACAATGCACTGTTGGCTGTATCGGTTGCAAGATTTGTGAAAACAAATTCCCGGAATCCGGTTGTAAAGTAGAGAACTTCCTTTCAAAGTTTGATCAGAATGTTCCTCATAGCCAGATTGCAGAAGCAGCCGAAGCATGCCCTAGCAAATGTATTATCAAGCGGTAA
- the rsxA gene encoding electron transport complex subunit RsxA has product MSYLAILLTFIFINNFILVQFLGLCPFIGVSKSSENAIGMGASVTFVTTVASVVTWCIYNFLLVPLSLEYLETLSFILVIAALVQLLEMIIQKISPPLYKALGIYLPLITTNCAVLGIALINITNGYNIMESFTGGLAAGLGFTLAIVLMSNIRERLDVQPVRKSFRGMPIAFISAGLMALAFMAFDKSLITNLHLV; this is encoded by the coding sequence ATGTCATATTTGGCAATTCTGCTAACATTTATATTTATTAACAACTTCATCTTGGTGCAGTTCTTGGGTCTTTGCCCTTTTATCGGGGTATCCAAGAGCAGTGAGAATGCCATTGGAATGGGTGCTTCCGTAACATTTGTAACTACGGTTGCCTCCGTTGTTACCTGGTGTATCTACAATTTCCTTCTGGTTCCGTTGTCCTTGGAATATCTCGAGACACTTTCTTTCATCCTGGTAATTGCGGCTTTAGTCCAGTTGCTTGAGATGATCATCCAGAAAATCAGTCCCCCGCTGTACAAGGCCCTTGGAATTTACCTTCCCTTGATAACGACCAACTGTGCCGTACTTGGCATTGCCTTGATTAATATCACCAATGGGTACAATATCATGGAATCCTTTACCGGTGGGCTCGCTGCCGGACTTGGGTTTACCCTTGCTATCGTGCTCATGAGTAACATCCGGGAACGGCTTGATGTTCAACCTGTACGTAAGTCTTTCCGTGGTATGCCAATCGCTTTTATTTCCGCAGGCTTGATGGCTCTTGCATTCATGGCATTTGACAAGTCCTTGATTACGAATTTGCATCTGGTATAA
- the rsxE gene encoding electron transport complex subunit RsxE — MKGSHLKEFTKGFFAENPVFVVVLGLCPVLGVSTQVSNALGMTAGVMFVLLFSNIIISALRNVIPNSIHIPAYIVVIAALVSVTEMVMHAYVPAVYQALGVYLPLIVVNCIILGRAEAFASKNTMLDSALDALGMGLGFGLGITLIALIRELMGSGTITLFPVGDFLGVINVPWFHENPIRVMTLAPGALLLMGYLKAFFDWNTSRKKGK; from the coding sequence ATGAAAGGAAGTCATCTGAAGGAATTTACCAAGGGCTTCTTTGCTGAAAACCCCGTATTTGTGGTTGTTTTGGGACTGTGTCCTGTTCTGGGTGTCTCTACGCAGGTTTCAAATGCACTTGGGATGACTGCAGGGGTAATGTTTGTATTGCTGTTTAGCAATATCATCATATCGGCACTACGCAATGTCATTCCCAATAGTATTCATATCCCTGCCTATATTGTTGTTATCGCGGCTTTGGTTTCTGTTACGGAAATGGTTATGCATGCCTATGTCCCTGCCGTGTATCAGGCGTTGGGGGTTTATCTTCCGTTGATAGTAGTCAACTGTATTATCTTGGGTCGTGCAGAGGCCTTTGCAAGTAAGAATACCATGCTTGACAGTGCCCTCGATGCTTTAGGTATGGGCCTTGGGTTTGGTTTGGGAATAACCTTGATTGCCTTGATCCGTGAGTTGATGGGATCCGGGACGATTACCCTTTTCCCTGTCGGGGATTTCCTTGGTGTAATCAATGTTCCTTGGTTCCATGAGAATCCTATAAGGGTTATGACCCTTGCTCCGGGAGCACTCTTGCTCATGGGGTATCTGAAGGCATTCTTCGATTGGAATACATCACGAAAGAAGGGGAAGTAA
- a CDS encoding FMN-binding protein, with protein sequence MKKNLKYALILLVICGVCAFALGYTNAITRPVIEKQELENKMKALNEVSNGWEIGEQQAVSDNSFVSYYLTLKDSGEIKGYIVGLKGSGYGGQLTLVASYTVEGETLFAKMLTNSETPGLGKKSEAEGYMDKFKGTGATKPVPTNKSMLSADEAAAVSGASVTFAAVGKALFGGSEYVKSLGGTK encoded by the coding sequence ATGAAGAAAAATCTAAAGTATGCTTTGATCCTTCTTGTGATATGTGGTGTCTGCGCATTTGCCTTGGGATATACCAATGCAATTACCAGGCCGGTTATCGAGAAACAAGAGCTGGAAAACAAGATGAAGGCTCTCAACGAAGTCAGCAATGGTTGGGAAATCGGCGAACAGCAGGCTGTCAGTGATAACTCCTTTGTGTCCTATTATCTTACCTTGAAAGACAGCGGCGAGATAAAAGGCTATATCGTAGGGCTGAAAGGTTCTGGTTATGGCGGGCAGCTCACCTTGGTAGCCTCTTACACTGTTGAGGGCGAGACCTTGTTTGCTAAGATGCTTACCAATAGTGAAACCCCTGGACTGGGCAAGAAGAGCGAGGCCGAGGGATATATGGATAAATTCAAGGGAACCGGTGCAACTAAACCTGTCCCGACCAATAAATCCATGCTTTCTGCCGATGAGGCTGCCGCTGTCAGTGGTGCGTCCGTAACGTTTGCTGCAGTAGGCAAGGCCCTGTTTGGCGGCAGTGAGTACGTGAAAAGCCTGGGAGGTACAAAATGA
- a CDS encoding RnfABCDGE type electron transport complex subunit D has product MMKPSLSVSASPHIHAKADTASIMWTVSLALLPASVWGVYAFGLRSLLVLAVSIGTAVLFEFLLGLFSHEDTLWDGSAFLTGLLVGLNMSPSIPLFIPCIASFFAIVVAKWTFGGLGANWVNPALAGRVFVFFSFTTPMSRYSMPRALAKLVPDALSSATPLSFTKTAIVSGSLGMSTDQLLSSGGYPASDFAVNLSKTLGLSPYTIDSFVGNVGGCIGEVSALLLLVGGIYLLVKKVISWQTSTTYIVSVALLSWIFGGLRADLGLFKGDVLSSVFTGGLMLGAIFMATDYVTSPITRKGQIIFGLGCGFFTFLFRYFGSMPEAVSVSILLMNIVTPTIDRFVVPRKFGDTKEYRKQMKEEKV; this is encoded by the coding sequence ATGATGAAACCCTCGTTGTCGGTTTCGGCGTCCCCGCATATTCATGCGAAAGCCGATACTGCGTCTATCATGTGGACCGTATCGCTTGCATTGCTACCTGCTTCAGTGTGGGGAGTCTATGCGTTTGGTTTGAGGTCGCTTTTGGTTCTTGCCGTCTCAATCGGTACGGCAGTCTTATTTGAATTCTTGCTTGGGCTTTTCAGCCACGAGGATACGCTCTGGGATGGCTCCGCCTTCTTGACTGGACTGCTTGTGGGTTTGAATATGAGCCCTAGCATTCCCTTGTTCATCCCTTGTATAGCTAGTTTCTTTGCAATTGTAGTTGCAAAATGGACTTTTGGTGGGCTCGGTGCCAACTGGGTAAACCCTGCATTGGCCGGACGAGTGTTCGTGTTCTTCTCGTTCACGACTCCGATGAGCCGCTATTCGATGCCGAGGGCCCTTGCAAAGCTTGTGCCTGATGCACTGAGTTCAGCCACCCCTCTTTCATTTACGAAGACAGCTATAGTTTCAGGGTCTCTCGGGATGTCAACTGACCAGTTACTCTCCTCCGGTGGGTATCCTGCTTCCGATTTTGCAGTAAACCTGTCCAAAACCCTGGGGCTTTCCCCGTATACCATTGACTCTTTTGTCGGAAACGTCGGAGGGTGCATCGGTGAGGTAAGTGCCTTGTTGCTTTTAGTTGGTGGAATCTATCTTTTGGTGAAGAAAGTGATTTCCTGGCAGACAAGTACAACCTATATTGTCTCGGTTGCGCTCCTCAGCTGGATTTTCGGTGGCTTACGTGCTGATCTCGGTTTGTTCAAGGGCGATGTCCTCTCTTCCGTGTTTACCGGTGGTTTGATGCTCGGTGCCATTTTCATGGCTACCGATTACGTTACTTCACCCATAACCAGGAAAGGCCAGATTATCTTTGGCCTTGGCTGTGGCTTCTTTACCTTTCTCTTCAGATATTTCGGTTCGATGCCAGAGGCGGTTTCTGTCTCCATCCTTCTGATGAATATCGTTACCCCGACTATCGATAGGTTTGTTGTTCCCCGTAAATTCGGTGACACCAAGGAATACCGGAAACAAATGAAGGAGGAAAAAGTATGA
- the rsxC gene encoding electron transport complex subunit RsxC — translation MQKVPTFSKGGVHPDDKKVFSRSQRIERLPMPSELVVSLSQHLGAPAKALKSKGDLVRKGEKIGEASGFISADVHSPVSGIIKDIRKATLANSICCDAFVIVPDQEQPEDPSQIYSWQDKESAELLALVKDLGVVGMGGATFPTHVKLSIPKGKSVEALVVNGVECEPYLTADYRLMLEKGEFALEGAMIAAKIAGAKRVIVGIELNKSDCIAHLQDIAKEKGFPVEVVGLKMKYPQGDEKQLLKATINREIPSGKLPLDVGAVVCNVGTCNAIYEAVVLHKPLYERVISVTGECIANPKNLLAPIGTKMSDLLAFCGGFSSDPDKLVSGGPMMGFSFFSQDTPMAKGSSGLLALPKVKEYRSTACLNCGRCVAACPIGLMPARLYRYISHGMYDDAMKNSLMDCKECGCCSFVCPAHIPLVHGMKNGKKLGRKKK, via the coding sequence ATGCAGAAAGTACCTACGTTCAGTAAGGGTGGTGTGCATCCTGATGACAAAAAGGTATTCAGCCGTTCCCAGCGGATTGAACGACTCCCCATGCCTTCGGAGTTGGTCGTCTCGCTATCTCAGCACCTGGGTGCACCGGCGAAAGCTTTGAAGTCGAAAGGGGATCTCGTACGGAAAGGGGAAAAAATCGGAGAGGCTTCCGGATTCATCAGCGCTGATGTGCATTCTCCTGTATCCGGGATTATCAAAGATATAAGAAAAGCAACCCTTGCAAATAGCATATGTTGCGATGCCTTTGTCATCGTACCTGATCAGGAACAGCCTGAGGACCCAAGCCAGATATATTCTTGGCAGGATAAAGAAAGCGCTGAGTTGCTTGCTTTGGTCAAGGACCTTGGCGTTGTCGGCATGGGGGGTGCAACATTCCCGACCCATGTGAAGCTCTCGATTCCCAAGGGAAAATCCGTTGAGGCTTTGGTCGTAAACGGGGTTGAATGTGAACCTTATCTTACTGCCGATTACCGTTTGATGCTTGAAAAGGGCGAATTTGCCCTAGAAGGAGCCATGATTGCTGCAAAGATTGCAGGGGCTAAACGCGTTATCGTCGGTATTGAACTCAATAAAAGTGATTGTATCGCCCACTTGCAGGATATAGCCAAGGAAAAGGGATTTCCTGTTGAAGTCGTTGGCTTGAAAATGAAATATCCCCAGGGCGATGAAAAGCAATTATTGAAGGCTACCATCAATCGTGAGATTCCCTCGGGTAAACTTCCTTTGGATGTAGGTGCGGTTGTCTGCAACGTAGGCACCTGTAATGCAATCTATGAGGCAGTTGTACTGCATAAGCCATTGTATGAACGGGTAATCAGTGTTACCGGGGAGTGTATTGCCAATCCGAAAAACCTTCTTGCCCCGATTGGTACGAAAATGAGCGATCTGCTTGCCTTTTGCGGGGGTTTCTCCAGTGATCCGGACAAGCTGGTAAGTGGCGGCCCGATGATGGGTTTCTCCTTCTTCAGTCAGGATACTCCCATGGCCAAGGGGTCGAGCGGACTTTTAGCTCTTCCGAAAGTCAAAGAGTATCGGTCTACGGCCTGCCTAAACTGTGGCCGTTGTGTGGCTGCCTGCCCGATAGGGTTGATGCCTGCACGTCTGTATCGTTACATCAGCCATGGAATGTATGATGATGCAATGAAAAACAGTCTTATGGATTGTAAGGAATGCGGGTGTTGCTCGTTTGTGTGCCCTGCACATATTCCTCTTGTCCACGGAATGAAGAATGGTAAAAAATTGGGGAGAAAGAAGAAATGA
- a CDS encoding peptide ABC transporter ATPase gives MKTMNRIFKYAFWKLKGIKVYALVGKSGTGKSFRSKLVAEKYSIDLIIDDGLLIRGDRILGGKSAKHEDNVLSAVRTAVFDDSEHQKEVRDALQREKYHKILIIGTSEKMVYKIAQRLNLPQPEKLFRIEDIATKEEIETAMRIRYTEGKHVIPVPSIEITRNYPQIVYDTMRVFFKNKRPSPFRKRKISFEKTIVRPEFSKYGKATVSEAALTQMVAHCLDEFDSQLKVKKVTVQMKPEGYALTVRLRVPMQHQITTTLGELQEYIADSLEKYGSIFVASVNIEIEEWA, from the coding sequence ATGAAAACCATGAATCGAATTTTTAAATATGCTTTTTGGAAATTAAAAGGTATAAAAGTATATGCTTTGGTAGGAAAGAGCGGAACAGGTAAAAGCTTCCGATCAAAGTTAGTCGCAGAGAAATATTCCATTGATTTGATCATAGACGACGGTCTATTGATCAGGGGAGACCGCATCCTTGGAGGAAAGTCAGCGAAACATGAAGACAATGTCCTTTCGGCTGTAAGGACTGCTGTATTTGATGATTCTGAACACCAAAAAGAAGTAAGAGATGCCCTGCAGAGGGAAAAATACCACAAGATCCTGATAATCGGAACCAGTGAGAAAATGGTGTATAAGATTGCACAGCGTCTCAATCTGCCCCAACCGGAAAAACTGTTCAGGATAGAGGACATCGCAACCAAGGAAGAAATCGAAACTGCCATGAGGATTCGCTATACAGAAGGAAAACACGTCATTCCGGTTCCTTCCATCGAGATAACAAGGAACTATCCACAGATAGTATATGATACCATGAGGGTTTTTTTCAAAAACAAGCGCCCATCACCATTCCGCAAAAGGAAAATCAGTTTTGAGAAAACCATCGTCCGCCCTGAATTCAGCAAGTATGGAAAAGCAACAGTAAGCGAGGCCGCCTTGACCCAGATGGTCGCACACTGCCTTGACGAATTCGATAGTCAGCTCAAGGTAAAGAAAGTCACGGTACAGATGAAACCGGAAGGCTATGCCTTAACAGTCAGGCTGAGAGTTCCCATGCAACACCAGATAACCACAACGCTCGGGGAATTGCAGGAATACATTGCAGACAGCCTGGAAAAATATGGAAGCATATTCGTAGCAAGCGTCAATATTGAAATCGAGGAATGGGCCTAA
- a CDS encoding CCA tRNA nucleotidyltransferase, with protein sequence MLIRYKQDENGKTVPVANIYTQNEHRINPAMLDRDAVWAIRKLQQSGAEAYIVGGAVRDLMLGNVPKDFDIATSASPRQIQRLFWNARIIGKRFKLVHLVFKEKILEVSTFRSGEEAMDGNNNVFGSIDQDAKRRDFSINSFYFDPSTAQLLDFNNAMEDFKKKKISSIIPLDDSFKEDPVRMIRAIKYSVSTGFSLRFNVRMAIRKYANELSRTSTSRLTEEVNKILGSGHSREIFNDLQKYKLLVFMLPCFSVYSKFPQVQQSLKDLDEKVTQAKNGKGEEVNLADMIKALVSPLIFFTNDQMTSEERFKETFRQIKVLISPMTPSNYEVELASEHLLIDRGYRTPRNCVRGQRPTNKPPQRRTPSRQRKTEENTEVSTANKKRRPHKRRNPSAMKQEVAPASTVPASSSAEAHDL encoded by the coding sequence ATGCTGATACGATACAAACAAGATGAGAATGGCAAGACGGTGCCCGTTGCGAATATTTATACCCAGAACGAGCATAGGATTAACCCTGCGATGCTTGATAGGGACGCAGTCTGGGCCATTAGGAAACTCCAACAATCCGGGGCGGAAGCCTATATAGTCGGTGGCGCTGTGCGCGACCTGATGCTTGGCAATGTACCTAAGGATTTCGATATTGCCACCAGTGCATCACCACGTCAGATCCAACGGCTTTTCTGGAACGCCCGCATTATCGGCAAACGTTTCAAACTTGTGCATCTGGTTTTCAAGGAAAAAATCCTGGAGGTTTCTACCTTCCGCAGTGGTGAAGAGGCCATGGACGGGAATAACAATGTATTCGGTTCCATCGACCAGGATGCCAAAAGGCGTGACTTTTCTATAAATTCCTTTTATTTCGACCCTTCTACAGCGCAGTTGTTGGATTTTAACAATGCGATGGAAGATTTCAAGAAGAAAAAAATCAGTTCGATCATCCCCTTGGATGATTCTTTCAAGGAAGATCCCGTACGAATGATCAGGGCAATAAAGTATTCGGTCTCGACCGGGTTTTCTTTGCGCTTCAACGTCAGGATGGCAATCCGCAAATATGCCAACGAGCTTTCCCGCACCTCCACGAGTCGATTGACCGAAGAGGTGAACAAGATTCTCGGCTCTGGCCATAGCAGGGAAATATTCAACGATTTGCAGAAATATAAGTTGCTGGTTTTTATGCTTCCTTGTTTTTCAGTATATAGCAAATTTCCCCAGGTCCAGCAAAGTCTCAAAGACCTTGACGAGAAAGTAACGCAGGCAAAGAACGGGAAGGGCGAGGAAGTAAATCTTGCCGATATGATCAAAGCCTTGGTTTCCCCCCTGATTTTCTTTACCAATGATCAGATGACCAGCGAGGAACGATTCAAGGAGACTTTCAGGCAGATTAAAGTTCTTATCAGCCCCATGACACCTTCTAACTATGAGGTGGAGCTCGCTTCCGAACATCTTTTGATAGACCGAGGCTACCGTACCCCGAGAAACTGTGTCAGGGGACAGCGGCCGACAAACAAGCCACCCCAGCGGCGTACTCCTAGCAGGCAGCGCAAGACCGAGGAGAATACAGAAGTCTCTACGGCAAACAAAAAGCGAAGGCCCCACAAAAGGAGAAACCCTTCGGCAATGAAACAGGAAGTTGCTCCTGCTAGTACCGTCCCGGCTTCATCTAGTGCAGAGGCACATGATCTTTAG
- the hisS gene encoding histidine--tRNA ligase — protein sequence MIDETKARNIIEPKVLKGFRDTLPAMEIQKKAIISKLETHFSSYGFVPIDTPVLEYTEVLLGKGGGETDKQIFHFKDNGEREVALRFDLTVPFARFLAMHQNELAFPFKRFHIDKVWRGENPQKGRFREFTQCDFDIVGADNAAADYEILSMMDSSFSLMGVSDYTFYIAHRGLFNAFLEHLEVQDKSVDILRTVDKLRKIGNDAVKGLLVDITGSEDKALKILQFITKEDESESFLSTLHRLSDLSGHEIEHTQRMEKIYEYLTAANIEKHFVYDPSITRGLDYYTGIVYETFLTDLPNFGSVCSGGRYNDLASLYTKEKLPGVGSSIGLDRLLAALEELNSPILKSGSSADVIVFCLDDQLRSWYDSLARTLRKAGLRCDVYMLDKKIGIQFKYAETNHIPFGLTCGSEEFASNTVTLKNLLTRETHKMIPIEDAVTLIQRN from the coding sequence ATGATTGACGAAACAAAGGCAAGGAACATCATTGAGCCCAAAGTTCTCAAAGGGTTTCGCGATACCCTCCCTGCCATGGAGATACAGAAAAAAGCTATCATCAGCAAACTGGAAACCCATTTTTCCAGCTATGGCTTCGTCCCCATCGATACCCCTGTCCTGGAATATACCGAGGTTTTGCTTGGCAAAGGCGGTGGTGAAACCGACAAGCAGATTTTCCATTTCAAAGATAACGGGGAACGGGAGGTTGCCTTGCGTTTCGACCTCACTGTCCCCTTTGCAAGGTTTCTGGCTATGCACCAGAATGAACTCGCATTTCCTTTCAAACGATTCCACATTGACAAGGTCTGGCGTGGGGAAAACCCTCAGAAAGGGCGATTCAGGGAATTCACCCAGTGTGATTTCGACATTGTAGGGGCTGACAATGCTGCAGCCGACTATGAAATCCTTTCTATGATGGACAGCTCATTTTCTTTGATGGGGGTCAGTGATTATACCTTCTACATTGCCCACAGAGGCCTCTTTAATGCCTTTCTGGAACACCTCGAAGTGCAGGATAAAAGTGTAGATATCCTTCGTACAGTAGACAAATTACGCAAAATCGGCAATGATGCAGTAAAAGGCTTGCTTGTCGATATAACCGGTAGCGAAGACAAGGCCTTGAAAATCCTGCAGTTCATTACCAAAGAAGATGAGAGCGAATCCTTCCTTTCCACCCTTCACAGGCTTTCAGATTTGAGCGGGCATGAAATTGAACACACGCAAAGGATGGAAAAGATTTACGAATATCTCACTGCAGCAAACATCGAAAAGCACTTTGTCTACGACCCTTCCATTACAAGGGGACTGGACTACTATACCGGAATTGTATACGAAACTTTCCTTACCGATCTCCCCAATTTCGGATCAGTATGCAGTGGCGGCCGCTACAACGACTTGGCTTCCCTGTATACCAAAGAAAAACTTCCCGGCGTCGGATCATCAATCGGTCTCGACCGCCTTTTGGCAGCCTTGGAAGAACTCAACAGCCCGATCCTCAAAAGCGGGAGTTCTGCAGACGTCATTGTATTCTGTCTCGATGACCAATTGAGAAGCTGGTATGACAGTCTCGCCAGGACGCTTCGCAAGGCGGGACTTCGCTGTGATGTCTACATGCTGGATAAAAAAATAGGAATCCAGTTTAAATATGCCGAAACGAACCATATTCCGTTCGGCCTCACCTGTGGTAGCGAGGAGTTTGCATCAAACACCGTTACCCTCAAGAATCTACTGACAAGGGAAACGCACAAGATGATACCAATCGAAGATGCAGTTACCCTTATCCAAAGGAACTAA